A DNA window from Vibrio sp. CDRSL-10 TSBA contains the following coding sequences:
- a CDS encoding LysR family transcriptional regulator, with protein MDERALKYFEVVAKTKSIRAASEVLHVSPSAISRKVAQLEAQLNVRLMDRIGRGVDITESGIRLARYIQDINQKKNDLISDLSEIENLQSGTLRISVGGGFIPDLIDHAIAQFSRRHPGVKLVLQVGGGDDVIDCIKHEETDIGVLLNSPPDAKLDVLYSCPFQALSLLVPKESRWAQLDIITPAELAEVPLALLNESFSIRRAVDLYEVRQEIRLNELMVCNSFDALKNYVSAGLGGTLLPKVCVSKELKNQSFVAVDIEGMHTLDTTVDLVIRKGRPLSASIQAMQECIVTGMKAFNAT; from the coding sequence ATGGACGAACGAGCTCTCAAATATTTTGAAGTGGTCGCAAAAACGAAAAGCATACGTGCAGCCTCTGAAGTGCTGCACGTCTCGCCTTCAGCGATCAGCAGAAAAGTGGCACAACTGGAAGCCCAACTCAACGTACGTCTAATGGACCGGATCGGGCGCGGCGTCGACATAACCGAATCCGGAATCCGGTTAGCTCGTTATATTCAGGATATCAACCAGAAGAAAAACGACCTGATTTCTGATTTGTCGGAAATCGAAAATCTGCAAAGCGGCACGCTGCGCATTTCTGTCGGCGGTGGCTTTATTCCTGACCTCATCGATCACGCCATTGCGCAGTTTTCCAGGCGCCATCCGGGCGTCAAACTGGTATTGCAAGTCGGTGGCGGAGACGATGTGATCGACTGTATCAAGCATGAAGAAACCGATATTGGGGTGCTGCTCAACTCACCGCCAGATGCCAAACTCGATGTTCTCTACTCCTGCCCTTTTCAGGCTTTGAGCCTGCTGGTGCCTAAAGAGAGCCGCTGGGCACAGCTTGATATCATTACTCCCGCCGAACTGGCTGAAGTACCGCTGGCGCTGCTCAATGAATCATTCAGCATCCGACGTGCGGTTGACCTGTATGAAGTGCGTCAGGAAATCCGCCTCAACGAGCTGATGGTGTGCAATTCGTTTGACGCACTCAAGAACTATGTGTCGGCCGGTCTGGGCGGAACCTTACTGCCTAAAGTCTGCGTCAGCAAAGAGCTAAAAAATCAGTCCTTTGTCGCGGTTGATATCGAAGGCATGCATACACTCGATACCACGGTCGATTTGGTGATCCGCAAAGGTCGTCCGCTCAGTGCATCCATTCAGGCGATGCAGGAGTGCATAGTGACCGGCATGAAAGCATTTAACGCCACATAA